One stretch of Nicotiana tabacum cultivar K326 chromosome 18, ASM71507v2, whole genome shotgun sequence DNA includes these proteins:
- the LOC107772011 gene encoding protein indeterminate-domain 13, producing the protein MSYNGLSSLPSSIRGFIQDPNPSSNVPNPNSNPASNKRKRNLPGNPDPDAEVIALSPKSLMATNRFICEICNKGFQRDQNLQLHRRGHNLPWKLKQRTNKEVKKKVYICPEKTCVHHDPSRALGDLTGIKKHFSRKHGEKKWKCEKCSKKYAVQSDWKAHSKICGTREYKCDCGTLFSRKDSFITHRAFCDALAEESARFTSFPNTANLNLRNQLLNGGMTNLQQQSGNSHFGSLFWPELMGLGLNPSSQLNLDGQKPRLPLWLDNANSGSPNDFLATPSSTTSSLPHDLVQMASHNSNNQWFIGASASSSSMQQPRVVLKEEEEDINRRNLSESTINSSMYYNNSQQETTTPQAAHMSATALLQKAAQMGSTRSSNSALFNSTEFGLMGSSNFGSTLATHDNIQGNNGLLLGDTNANSLMMRQNKGKQVNITSGNTEGSLTRDFLGVGGNENRPFLQQRELAKFGNSAIF; encoded by the exons ATGTCTTATAATGGACTTTCTTCTTTACCTTCTTCCATTAGAGGTTTCATTCAAGATCCAAACCCTAGTAGTAATGTTCCAAACCCTAATTCAAATCCAGCTTCTAATAAAAGAAAGCGAAATCTCCCAGGAAATCCAG ATCCAGATGCAGAAGTGATAGCACTATCACCAAAATCATTGATGGCGACGAATCGATTCATTTGTGAAATCTGCAACAAGGGTTTTCAAAGGGACCAGAATTTGCAGCTTCATAGAAGAGGTCACAATTTGCCATGGAAACTCAAACAAAGAACAAACAAAGAAGTTAAGAAGAAAGTTTACATTTGTCCAGAAAAAACTTGTGTACATCATGATCCATCAAGAGCTTTAGGGGATTTAACTGGTATTAAAAAGCATTTTTCAAGAAAACATGGTGAGAAGAAATGGAAGTGTGAGAAATGTTCAAAAAAATATGCAGTTCAATCTGATTGGAAAGCTCACAGTAAGATTTGTGGGACTAGAGAGTATAAATGTGACTGTGGCACACTTTTTTCCAG AAAGGACAGCTTTATAACACACCGTGCATTCTGCGATGCATTGGCTGAAGAAAGTGCAAGGTTTACATCATTTCCAAATACAGCAAATCTTAACTTGAGAAATCAATTGCTGAATGGTGGAATGACTAATCTCCAGCAGCAAAGTGGAAATTCTCACTTTGGTTCTTTATTTTGGCCTGAATTAATGGGATTAGGATTAAACCCTTCAAGTCAACTTAATCTTGATGGACAAAAACCAAGGCTCCCACTTTGGCTTGACAATGCAAATTCAG GTAGTCCAAATGACTTTTTGGCAACACCATCAAGCACAACAAGTAGTTTGCCTCATGATTTAGTTCAAATGGCATCACATAATAGCAATAACCAATGGTTCATCGGTGCCTCGGCCTCCTCGTCGTCGATGCAGCAACCACGAGTAGTGCtaaaggaggaggaagaagataTTAACAGAAGAAATTTATCTGAGAGTACTATTAATAGTTCAATGTATTACAATAATAGCCAACAAGAAACAACTACTCCTCAAGCAGCTCATATGTCAGCAACAGCACTTTTACAAAAAGCAGCCCAAATGGGATCAACAAGGAGCAGCAATTCAGCACTCTTTAACAGTACTGAATTTGGGCTAATGGGGTCatctaattttggttcaactttgGCGACTCATGACAATATTCAAGGAAATAATGGCCTGTTATTAGGAGACACAAATGCAAATTCTTTGATGATGAGGCAAAATAAAGGAAAGCAAGTAAATATTACTAGTGGAAATACTGAAGGCAGTTTAACAAGAGATTTTCTTGGTGTAGGAGGGAATGAAAACAGACCCTTTTTGCAACAAAGAGAACTGGCCAAGTTTGGTAATTCTGCTATATTTTAG